cacgcccagccaaccattgtgtgacacgtgtcctacttttaaaaagcaaatttttctctctccaggttgtaatccagtgtggcgcaggcgctggaatctgatggatcaggatgatctgggatgtctgattgatcagacagtcttgatgagatcagatcttggctgtctgatggaaatcaacggtctgtaaccatggtccttcggtacgcgcgcgacactggatctgcgtctactaatgggtattttggttaattaattaaaaagaatgagtattttggtccaattgaaaaggtgcaccttgctaacttagacctaactagggtctaagttagaaaaccctatatatatatatatatatatatatatatatatattatattatattaattatatataaagaggatacacgAGTTTTTGtatggacttttcataataccaacaatatccttgatttttttagtagcgaaaaaaatcttttattaacaaactcaacatAACATAagggtacatttttttttagcagcaaattttttttattaacaaattcactacaacataagacatatttttttttggacataagttagacacagataggcgcggaacgcgcctgcctgacccgctagtatatataaaaaagatgatACATGGGTTTTGGtatggacttttcataataccaacaatacccttgaatttttttagtagcaataaaaatcatttattaacaaactcaccataacataaaacattttttttaattggacataagttagacacaggcaagCTCGCGCCTGACCTGCtagtactatatataaagaggatacatcAGTTTTGGTGtgaaattttcataataccaacaatacccttgattttatttagtagcaacaaaaatcttttattaataaactcactataacataagacacattttttttagcagcaaattttttttattaacaaactgaccataacataagatatttttttttagacatAAGTTAAACACAGACACTGCCTGACCCGCTAgtatacacataaaaattaaagaattcaaattacttttaattttttttttggggtacaattacttttttaacttattaaaataaaaccTTCTTTAACTTGTTAGTTCaaatttattataaacaaaattattacataTATTTCAATTTCTCACAACTGTGATTAAAAAGGGCTGAAATAACTTAATATTAAAACTGATTTTCAAATAAGATTAAATGGTTTGGTAAACATAGACTAATACcggtgaaaaaaaataaatcaaatttttaagttTGGTTTATATTTTCGATTTAATCCATTTTGTCtcatcttatcttatcttaataaaagttaaaattgatGGATGCATATGCTAAGTACACTTGGCTAATTCATGATCTCCCCCACACAGTACTAATTGATCTGTGCCATCTTAACACCAACTCAACACATCACAGTCACAcatctaaaaaaacaaacaaaatctaAATTCCAACACCAACCGATTCAAACCAATCTCCAACAACACTTAACAATAACAACCAATCCAACCCTTTATGTTTCATCACATGGGTATCTCAAAAATTCAATCTTTCACTCTCAAACAATAAAAACCcatattctttcttttcaagATTCAAAGTTGTTAACTTTATCACTCTCACAACCCTTTTTCCAAAAATCCATGACAccctttaattttttctttctattatacTTTCTATTAATTCCAACAAGTGGTTATTTCCAACCACTTGAAGATGATGGGTTCATCTCTGGTGTTATATCTAATAAAGGTCTTGATTTTGCTAAGGATTTGTTGATAGAGAAAGGTATTGATACTATTGTTCTTCTTAAGTTGCCTGAGATTGAGAATACTGCACAAGTGGCACTTGTTGGAAATGCTAAGGTTGTTCTTTCTGATATTACAATTAAGGATGTTCAAGTTAATTCTTCTTCTGTTGTTATTGGAGAGAGTGGTATAGTTGTAGTTGTTTCAGGTGCTACTGTTGATTTGAGTATGAAGTGGAAGTATACTGTGAGTTCTTGGTTGATTGGAATTTCTGATCATGGGACTGCTTCAATTAAGGTATCGAATTGAAATTTTACTAATATGAAACATCGATATAGATACTGATACGTCGACATCGATAATAAATTGAGAAAGTATAAGTGATTATATATAATCACAAGTGTTAGTTTAGTGTACCAAGAACATGCCTTCGATGTGAAGTGTCGGTACTACAATGTCATGTTTATACTAACTAGCCTTTGATCTTTTTCTATATCtgagttttgttttgttttgttttttataggTAATGTTACTAAGTTAGTGGTTATGTTAGTTTCAAGGTTTGATCTTTGATGCTCTTAATTAAAACACTTTCGATGTTCCTTAGCTTACCAATCGAGCTACCTACTTGGGATTAgagttttttttggtattaactcTCTGGTTTTCATGGGACGGGCTCCGGTAATCCACAGTACGGCcacgagataagtaaagtcttaCCAAAAATTGTTCTCACTAGGATTCGAACTCGGGTTCTACCATACATTTCGTTCTAGAgggagttcattaaccactcAAGTCCAATGTCTTGGTTACTTGGGATCAGAGTTTTGTTGAAATTGTAGTTTAATTAGTTATGTTATGCTTTGATAATGAAGGTTTGGTTTTATAACAAATACAGATGTTTTCCTAAAGTTTATTATAGTTGTCAAAATTAGTTAGCTTGGTTGTCCTAGGAAATTATGGAGAAGGAGGTTGGAATGGAATTTTACCTTTTGCAAGTTGTCAAATTCATGGGACTAAGTAGAAAAGTATCTTGATTACTTTGCACTGTATACAAAATGAAGCTTTCATAATTCATAATCATGTGCATGTAAGTtgaatttaatataaatttcaaaagGAAGAATGAAGAATAACTACACTTATTTCTTGCTCTTTGGAAATACACATATGTTGTTCAATCAATAATATTATCTCCATGTTTGGAAGGTTGAAGGCATGCAAGTGGGACTTACATTAAATTTAAAGAACCAAGGAGGTCTTAAGTTGAGTCTCTTAGATCATGGATGCTATGTGGGTGATTTATCTATAAAGTTGAACGGTGGGGCAGCTTGGCTCTACCAAGTGTAAGCAATCTTCTTAAGCCATGTTTCTTATAAATGGTAACTCTTCATATGTTCTTTCATAGAAAACTATAATACCAAATccatatttcaatttttgacGGTACTATTTTGTTCTGTATTGAAGTGTGACATGAAACCGTAAGAGTAGAAAAGAGAAGTTTCCgttaataaaatcatttttctttctttcaaacccacttgggttggtctggtggtattggcttgggacctgggagtgtgctcctgcTTAAGGTCTTAGGTTCggttctctctggtgccaatttgagtgggctaatttagcttcttaaaaaaaaaaaaacagtcatTTTTCTTTCATGATGTTATCAACTCGTCTCACATTAGGGTATGTTATAAGGGTCTGTtttgattgacttatttgagcttatctactaacAAAAGCATTTGTCCAAAACTATTTGGCAGAGCttctgaaaacagcttatgacatatTCATAAGCTTATtttagcttatttccataagctctccatgataacttataaaaacagcttatagcttatatgaaaacaatttgacttttttttaatcttttattatagaaacaacttatacataagcagTTTTATGAAGATGTTATGCCCTTAACTTCTTTATGCTGGTTTCAGGCTAATAGATGCTTTTCAAGAGAATATAGCATCTTCAGTGGAAGAGGGCATTTCAGATAAAATAAAAGAAGGGATAGAAAAGCTTGATAATTCTTTGCAAACTCTTCCTAAGCAAATCGCACTAGACAAAACTGCTGCACTAAATGTTTCTTTTGTTGGCAATCCCGTGTTGACTAATTCCTCTCTTGCAATTGCAATTAATGGTTTATTCACAAGGACAAGTGAGATTTTAGTACCTCGAAGTTACAAGAATGGATATAAGGTTTCTTCTGCCTGTGGTGGTTTACCAAAAATGATAAAGGTTTCGATACATGAAAATGTATTAAAATCTGCTTCTCTAGTTTACTTCAATGTAAGTTTCTAAAAGTCTCACATCTTTGGCATTTAAGTTGATAAAAGGGTGTCGGAATAATGTTGATTCGGTTATATAGAGTATAGACTGATTGGATAACTTCATTACTGTCCCAGTTCAAGCATTTAAGTTGGAGGATTTATatagtttgtgttgtttttggGCTCAGGCAGGTAAAATGCAAATAATTATCGATGAACTACCTGATCAGAACCTTCTGAACACTGCTGAATGGAGATTTGTAGTTCCTCAATTATACAAGCGATATCCAAATGACGACATGCAGATTAATATCTCTGTATCTTCTCTACCAGTTATACAAGTGGGCTACCAAGATATTGGTGCTACTCTTTCTGTAGATATAACAATCGATGTTCTAGAAGGTGGCGAAGTCATTCCTGTTGCATGTATATCAGTGGTAGGTTTGCTGAAATCTATGAGTGAAAACTAATGTGCTTAAGTAGATAGTTAACAATTGATATAGCTCTGTTTGGATAACCAACTAAATCAACTGCTTATAGCATAacgtttatcatataagtgcttagatatttcttatataaactacaagctgtttttataagctatcttcaagagtttatggaaataagctgaaacagcttatggacatgtcataagttgttttcataagctctctcaaacaaTCTAACTAGTGCTTATGTCAGtcgataaactcaaataagtcaatccaaacaagtaGCTATACCACCTAGAGTACTTCTTTTCTACATTTGGATTAAGCTATTGAACTTCCAATCTTTTGTATTCACATTGTCTTGTACAAAACATGCACATGTCTTAGCGTGTCGATGATCTCATTTATCATTTTGTGTAGTCATGATCATTATTCTGGTTAACGCGATCCATCGTTCTTGCTTATGCTGCAGGATGTTAGTGCTTCATGTGGTGTGGAAATTTTAGGAAACAACATTGCTGGTAGACTTACATTACAAAATTTTTCTGCATACTTGAAATGGAGCAAAATAGGAAAACTGCACATACATCTTATTCAGGTAAATCATAATATAAGTATTAGTTTTTTCATCTTGTTACCATGCATGTGTTCTATTAAAAACTGTATTAAACTGAACCATTAGATCCGGGTTTCTGTTATAATTATTCATTGATTAGCCATAATTGATAGCGGCATAAAATCTTTGATTTTAGTCAACATGAATTGAGGATGTGACTTGCCTGTTAACTGTGTCCACTAAGATTACTGGTCTTGAATTATAGTAAAGTACATGCTCAAGGTGCTAGGTTTATGAAGGCATGTCTAATATCTGACACGTGTCGGAATCAGAGACTGACACAACAGCTGCACATGTGGTTtgatacaattttattttttcgagTTATTATAGGTGTTGACGTGTCAGTGTCGTTATCGCGTCAGTGCCTCTATTACTGCTTCAAACACATTTCTTTCTACATATTTTCTGCCCTTATCCTTCATGTTTCACTTTAAGGATTCATTTATGATTCTGTACATAGTTTAGTAGTTAAGACttaaagccactaggtttgatctaggggtgaggggtttgggtagtatgctataagtcctgggttcgatccccagctcattgtaaacccaaaaaaaaaagacttaagaGGGTGAGTCCTGGCAACAATAAGGTTGCTATGATCTTGAGGTTATGGCTGCAAATCATGATGGTAACAGCCTTTCCGCTAATAGGGTTAAGGCTCCGTACATCTACCCTACCCAGACCCGAGCTGTTGGGAGCATCGTACGCTAGGTTTccctttatttttaaagtttctattttcaaatatgtgATTCGTATGCCTTAATCATTTTCTATCTCACCAACAAGAATCTTACCTTTCAACTCTGTCGATATTTGCAGTCACTGATATCAAGCACCCTCAAAACAGTTGTCCTACCATACTTGAACCTCCAATTAAAGAATGGATTCCCATTGCCAACTATTGATGGTTATGGATTTCAGAATACTATTATCTTGTACAATTATCCATGGATTTCAGTATGTAGTGATGTTTCCTTCATAGATGAAGACTACTATCTTATTCAACATTCAACTTATGTATCATAAAACTACTCTAAAGAATTTTTCTGCTGTATTTTCTGTGTTAAGATATTTGTAAAGTATGAAGAATGTGCATAATGTATGTAGAAATAAGAAATTATGTGTATATATCACCATTAGTATGCCATTTGCAGTAGTTGATTTATTTTGAACTTTTTGCTGTTGAGTTTTCAAGATGTGTTAGTTTATAAATGCTAAGAATTTGACTTTTTAACTTTAGGACAAAGTTCAAATTCTGTTGTAGTGTCACcgttataaataataattctttctctaaatttttttctccaaaatatTGGTATatgtattttattaataattagaGGATTTTATGGTTCATCATATGCATATAATAGATAGAGAGTATAAGACTCTTGAGGTGTCATTTTGATAATATGTGAAATTATACAATAAGTAATCCCATTTATAGACTTAGTTGTGCTAACTAACATCTTAACTTCCTAACCAACTTACTTACCTAACTAACTAAATATAACAGAATACTATATACTGTaacatattttgaaaatttgattttggaattaattttctttaaaaCAAAGTATTGTGG
This portion of the Trifolium pratense cultivar HEN17-A07 linkage group LG3, ARS_RC_1.1, whole genome shotgun sequence genome encodes:
- the LOC123918954 gene encoding putative BPI/LBP family protein At1g04970; this translates as MTPFNFFFLLYFLLIPTSGYFQPLEDDGFISGVISNKGLDFAKDLLIEKGIDTIVLLKLPEIENTAQVALVGNAKVVLSDITIKDVQVNSSSVVIGESGIVVVVSGATVDLSMKWKYTVSSWLIGISDHGTASIKVEGMQVGLTLNLKNQGGLKLSLLDHGCYVGDLSIKLNGGAAWLYQVLIDAFQENIASSVEEGISDKIKEGIEKLDNSLQTLPKQIALDKTAALNVSFVGNPVLTNSSLAIAINGLFTRTSEILVPRSYKNGYKVSSACGGLPKMIKVSIHENVLKSASLVYFNAGKMQIIIDELPDQNLLNTAEWRFVVPQLYKRYPNDDMQINISVSSLPVIQVGYQDIGATLSVDITIDVLEGGEVIPVACISVDVSASCGVEILGNNIAGRLTLQNFSAYLKWSKIGKLHIHLIQSLISSTLKTVVLPYLNLQLKNGFPLPTIDGYGFQNTIILYNYPWISVCSDVSFIDEDYYLIQHSTYVS